The Pelodiscus sinensis isolate JC-2024 chromosome 4, ASM4963464v1, whole genome shotgun sequence genomic sequence cccagggcccacaaGCAGTGCGGAGATCCCCATCTccaccctgcacccccgcccccagggcgaCTCACCTACGGTGCACAGGGCCACACCATTGATCCCACAGCCATAGTTGTTCCCTGCGGCCCAGTAGGCGTAGTTCCACGCGCTGCGGTCCAACCAATAGGCGTTCACACAGTtgtgctggaggggaggagaggcactgGGGTAGGCTCAATGCTGTCCCATCTTCAGGGCGCCCCGGGGAAACCCCCCTCCCTTGAGGGCTGGGGCCATCGCTCCCAGGAGCCGCTGCTGCCCTGGAGTCACGTGGGGGTGGGGGTCCCAGCGAGGGGCTCTGGGTTTGGTGGGATGGGGGACAGACCCCAGGGCTGGATTCCCCTGGCATGTGCTGGCCCCAGCCTTTGCCTCGGTTCCCATCCTAGAAATCTGAAGGTGAATGGACCCCAAGGAAATGACCAGCCATGCGGGCAGCTGGGACCCACGCCTGAGCCTGCTGAGCCATCCAGGGCTGCCTCTCAGGGAGCAAGCAGGCACGGGGGGCTTGGCTTGGAGCTAGGCCCTGGCTGGGGACACACTGAACAGCAGTCGGGGTTGGATCCCCGTCCCCACTCTGCACTGCAGGGGATGGGCCCCAGGGCCCACATGGGGGTTATCAACCCTCCTGGTTCCCCcaggagtctcctggaatcaggCTCCATATCCCAGGGGCTACTGAACTCAACCAGGAGATTTGAGGCTGCTAAAAGTccagtggctcagcagggctcaggcaggccctggctctgcaccgctcccagaagcagctggcatgtctctgCTGACCCTGGGGGGTAGAGTGTCTTCACATGCGGCCCCTGCTCTGAGTGCCAGCTctacagatcccattggctggaaacggggcaataggagctgcaggggatGGCACCTGAAGGCAGGGCCAGTGCATGGAGCCCCCAGTCCCGCCAGAGGTCGCTGGGATGTGCTGGCCGCTTCCGGCATGGCATGGAGCCAGGCTATGCAGGGTGCCTGCCTGAGCTGCCCAAGGTAAGCACCACCAggctggaccctgcaccccccaggcccttcccagagcctgcatcccccagccaggggaaagTAAGCGAGGGTGGGAGGGACTGAGAGAGGGGAGATGGAggggacgggggcagggcagggacagggcgaGGAAGATGGGGCAGGGGCCAGAGTGCCCTAGCCCACATGGGCTCTgcccagtgagggggggggggggcagcggggctagaGCTCTCCTTACCCTGCGGTAGGTGAACCCGCCGATCCACACCTGGCCTTGTGTGGTGCGGGCGCGAGCCATACAGCGCAGGTGCTCGTTGATTGAATGGCTGTGGATGGAGGCCAGGCGGCCACGGTAGCAGCGGGCACACACATTCTgtgtggagagggagagagggcagcCACGGCCCCGGGTACACCGTCACATccaccagcctgggccccacctgccacctcctgcacctatgccccctccactgccccaggtaccacccactgcccctcctctgcctccatgCCCGCCACCCCCCTGCCATCAACCCTTCCCATgacatccctgcaccccctctgatgccttccctgcccttccctgccctcccctgcctctctgggcctcccaccccacctcctgacCCATCTGTGAGTCCCccaccacctgccccctgcccactcACCTGGGCATTCCAAAAGGTCTGGCAACTGTTCACAAGCACATAACGGCAGGTGTGGCCCCCAGTGCCTGGCACGACCATCCGGAAGGTCTCGCTCTCCatggggcagggtggctctggctcccCAGACTCCACCTTGCCCTGTTCATTTCGTATCTCCTGCTCCAGGGCACCCGCATCTGGGTGGGTGCACACACCAGTGGACCCTTCCAGCCCCAAGACAGATCTCAGCCCTGGAACAATCCATGGAtacagggggttgggaggggccAGGGGACCCTGGTGTCCGGGCTGCTGAGGGTTGGGGAGTCATTGGGAGTTTAGGGAATGCTGGGGTCTGGGATGAAGAGGGTCGGGGGAGATTGTGGGGTCAGGGAACCCAGGTGGCCAGCCCAGAGTGGGGCTGTGGGTCGGTGAGAGCACAGATCGGGGGGTACTGGAGCCCTGTCCTGTCCTTGCTGGGGTCTGACCCAACCCAAGCAGGGTGTGCGAGAGGGGAGGTTCCCATTGGGGATTTGGCCTATAGGTCAGACACCCCCTTGGGGTGGGAGAAGTGCTATTGCCACAGGGACTTGGGCCCCAGAACTTACCGAGCTGGTGAGCAGAGACGGCCCCTAGCAGGGCAAGTGACAGGACCAGGGACAGCTTCATCttgggtggagctggggggtgaACTGCTGTGAGACTCAGATtgacccccccaaattcctcccacccccaccgaGCCCAGACTGACCGCTCTGCTTAgaacccctgcccccaccattgCACCTGCCTTGTACCTCAGTATGGGCACCCACTGGCTATGGAGAGAGACTGTCAGGGAGAACAGCATGGGgcgttagcctgtggaactccccacCACAGGATATAAGAACCGAGTGCACTGAGCAATACCAGGCCTctctgggcagcagggcagcctcaGGAGCCAAGAATGAGGCCTCATGAGCTCAGGCTGAAGGGCAGGAGCTGAGCAGACCTGGGGTCAGGCTGCGATTTGCTCAGCCACAGAGAGATGAATTATGGGAGTCACCTCCTCAGGGCATCTAGTGCTggctgctgagagccaggagtgaTGCCCTCCCCCCGGCACAGATCCCCGTCACCTCCCCCAGGGGCgaatgagagtgccgcggggccctgggcagcgaaattttgcggggcccctcctttgacacggcacatgcgcagggcctcgggaagcgcagggcccggtgCAGCCGcctcgctcgccctgccctaaatccaccgctgacctccccccacagccccttggGCCACCCAGAGACCCCGCTCACCTCTGTGACAGCCACCAGTCTGGGGAGCTCTGCCTGGTCCAGCCGTGCCAGCCCCTTatactgggctggagcaggaagctggggatgggggaagagcccagctcccagccccttgtgttcccccttccctgccccccacagcttgTGACGCCCACCCTGGGCTgtgcccccccagctgcctcatGTCGCCCCTTTGCGGCCATCAGGGGAGCTCACAAATGAGCTgtttcccccgccccctgcccatcCCAGCCCAGGTTCCCTGCAGATAAGCATCTCCCTTTCACAAGGGGATTGACACAGTAACAGCCGCGCTGGGACCCCGATAGCCCGGGGCCGTTACACCGCAGGGCCTGGCCACAGGGAATGGGGCAGCCCCCAGCGGGGCTAGTGCCAGCTCTCCCTGAGTGCCGGGGTCAgggtcctctcccctcccctgacaGGGACTCTCTGGGGGGTGCCTTTCAGAGCCCGGGACCTGCccttccctgcacacacacacacttactgccATGGACCTGTGAACTATGGGCCTAAGGCTGGTGGGGGGTGACCAGGCAGACCCTGTATCATGTTACTGAATTTTAGGGAAGCTGCCAGATCACCGCTGCAcccatgggagggggggtgttggccccaaaagtggcacaaagggggccatgtgaggtgtcaagtAGAAGCCTCCTTTCTTCTGATTCtctatatgctattcatgtgattgtataatgtctgtgtgtgaagttataagcatgtactttgtatgagtactgaatatttctctatatgtggttgagtaatgggccaggaatgtttgcctatggacatgctaatgagcaagtctccagggaacaatgaatctctggaggccaaagacacacctggccactggccgtgtgactctctccagcttggaagaagccaggaggggagataaataggccatgtggccaaCTCCATCTTGGTttccagatctgctcctgaccccagatgtggcctcgcagggaatcacgagccgggaagatttgtggacccatcctggcataggatgtgcaccaaggacttttaagccttTTAAGCCAGccgctataacatctctgctagagcctgcatggagaactgggagattcgatgcatgtaatgtatgatacgttaacaaccttactctcaggcttctCTTTCTCTTAGTAATagacctttagatgttagatgctaaaggattggctcagcgtgatttgtgggtaagatccagagggtaaattgaccagggatctgtggctggtttcttggaaccggacagaacttatacggggtaggtgggattggatgCTAAGACCCCTCCCCTGTGTATGAGTCCCGGGGCCAtccggggcacggatattgctggggtgttggaggggttttgctcgggaggcttcaggcaggcagctgaagcgctctgtgggactggtttgtggcctgtttgggaaggtctccagtctgggggctatagagagccctgaatttgagcaattcaccctgagcggatgccctcagctatgcccagacccggcccggtccatcacacccTGTCACGTAGCCCTACCCTGCCTGCGGTGAGCAGGGGCACTgggacccccagcctgggggcaggatctggccagtgCTGAGCTCTGGGACAACAATAGGCTCCCTCTACTCTCCATagtgccccccacagctgcctctgatgcaCCCTGCAGCTGCCCTCTGCTCCCGAGAGGAGGGGCCCTGTCTGCTCCTGCATCACGccgggcccggccctgcccggggCACCTGCCTCCCAACCCCAGAGACCCCAACCCGGCCTGGAAGACTCAGAGTGACAAGCATCTGCTCCGCCCAAGCTAATGGCATTCAGGGCTGTGAGCGCTGGGGTTACCCCCGGGCCTCCCAACACCTGGCCTGGAGCATCCTGGGAGAATCGTTTAGTGTGTTGGTTACGATGGATTTAGCTGGCCCAGTGGGCAGGACAGCAGGTGGTTGTCGGGACACCTGGGTTCTCCGcctggcagcagtgggagcaTGGGACagttccgtgcctcagtttcccctgcccaCTTTTTTCTGTTCAGCCTGTGAACTCCTTGGGCAGGGACTGTGTCACGTTACTAGGTTTTAAgtggagcagccagatcactgctgcacccatgggggggtgtttgccccaaacaTTAGttcaaagggggccatgtgaggtgtcaaatgaaagcttaccTTCTATTGATTCTGTCTATGCTATTCATACACTTGTATAATGTCTGAGTGTGAGGTTATGAATATATACTCTGTGTTAATACTGGAAACTTCTCTGTCTGTGGATGAGCAATGGGAGAGGAATGTTCAGCcaatggacatgctaatgagcaaggctCCAGAAACAATGAATCTCtaaaggccaaagacacacctggccactggccgtGTGACTCTCCATCTTGGGAGAGATCAaggaggtatataagtgccatgtggcatccTCTATTTTGGTCTTCAGATTTGCTCctaattccagatgcagcctcgcaGGGAACTACAAGCtggaaagaaccgtggacccgtcctgacataggatgtaaccagagtcttttaagatagcagtttgtaacatctctgctaacagcctgcattgagaactggatgattcgatgcatgtaatgtattctccttaacaaccttactctcaggcttttctttctcctagtaataaacctttagatgttagatgctaaaggattggctcagcgtgatttgtgggtaagatccagcgtgtaaattgacctgggatgtgtggctggtttcttgggaccggagaacccattcggggtaggtgagagtGGGTCCTATAACCCcccacctgtgtgttaggcccggggctgctTGGGGCACGGATAaaactggggtgtccgaggggttttgctcgtgaggcttctggctcgCCAGAccggcagctgaagtgctctgaaGGTTTGTGGActatttgggaagggcctccagtctggggctgtgcGGAGGCccaagtttgagcaatttgccctgtgCGGAcacactcagctgtgcccagacccggcccagtccatcacagGCTGCCTCTTGTTtgctctgtgcagcacccggcgcAGCGGGGGCTCTGATCTCGATGGGCAAAGCCAGGCTGAACGCAGGGGGGATTCCCTGGCAGTCAGAGCCGAGCGCCAGTCATCTGGTGCGGGGCTGGGACCATCCAGCGCAGCACGTTCAATCAGCCTCAGGTCTCTGGCGAACCGGAGCGATGGCGGGATGGCGACAGACCccccctgctctggccagggcATGGCAGAAATTccccccagtgcagggcaaagTACTTTACACCAttacccctcctgtacccatggCAAACTCAGGCCCAGAGCATGATGGGACATGGCCAAAGTCACCAAGCAGGGCCGTGGGacagcctgtccctgccccggATCAATGCGCCCTCCACTAGGCCCCACGGCCACCCTGCGAGtccgcctgccccctgctgggcacttGGGTGCCATGCACGTGGTGTGTCTGCATCACGTGGCTGCCAACCCGACCTCTGTGGGACCCCCCCTCAGTGCCCATCCCCCACCCGGGTGGGCTCTGGCAGTTTGATGACTCGGGGTAGGGgggtctctctccttctccaccCTCCACACAGAGCCCCtcaacccttcccttccctcgcCAAGCCAGGAAGCTCCTGCTGTCTGCAGTCCTAGGCTGCTGTGGACACCTGTCACAGGCAGCTGCTCACTGcacggtgttggggggggggggggagttgcagagggagcagggtgtCATGTTACttgattttaaggggagcagcacCCATGAGGGGGTATGtcccccaaaagtctgtacaaagggggtcatgtgaggtgtcacatgaaagcttctgttctactgattctgtagatgctattcatgtacttgtataatgtctgtgtgtggcgtTATGAGTGTGCACGCTGTGTTGATGCGGGAAAATTCTCtatctgaggcagagcaatgggccaggaatgtttgttCAGTGTCTATGCTGAAGagcgaggctccagggacaatggatctctaggtgccaaagacacacctggggaatgaatctggatgcctgcagaccagccagaataatgactgctggcttgggacacaaggataggtcccTGGGCCGtgtgacccactccagcttggaagagaccaggggtggatataaaatgccatgcgGCAGACCCCattttggtcttcagctcagctcttgatcccagatgcagccttgcagggaaccataagccgggaagaactgtggacccatcctgacctaggacgtacaccagagacttttaagccagcagttgtAACATCTCTGGTGCGAGCctgtattgagaactgggagattcggtgcatgtaatgtattctccttaacaaccttactctcaggcttttctttcttttagcaaTAAatttttagattttagattctaaaggattggctcagcgtggtcttgtgggtaagatccagagtgtaaattgacctgggatgtgtggctggtttcttgggaccggaagaacccgttcggggtaggtgagattggggcacagggagagctgtggggtcagaggggttttgctcatgaggcttcagccTGGCCAGATAGGTAGCTGGAGCTCTCTgtgtgactggtgtgtggcctttCTGGGAAGGTCTCCaatctggggctgtaaggagccccgagtttgagcaatttgccattagtggatgccctcagctgtgcccagacccggtccggtccgtcacacaaGGCCTCTCACACAAATGCTGTGGTGGAATGGAGGCATCGTTCTCAGGGGGAGCCAATGGGCCTGATCCCAGCCGGGGACAACCAGTCCGAACTCCACTGGAATCACAGAATCCTggactcctagagctggaagggacctcgagggctCATCAGGTCCCAtcctctgccctcctggcaggaccaagcatcctccagtcaatgggccagatcccagcaGGTATCAATGGGCCATAGCTAAGTGCTGCCTCTTTGGTGCAACGCTGAAAACAGGCAGACTTGGAGCGCGCCCACGGACGCAGTGCTGAGACCGGGCACGCTCGGTGCATGGTACGGGCTCCCCACCTAGGGATGGGCGTCAGAGACTTGATGGAAGTGGTTTGTCCCATCCCTGCTGCAAGCCAGATCCAAGAACGGTGCAATTGTTGGGGGAATTTGATTCCATTAATGACTGTCACTCTCACCCTTTCTTCCTGTGACCAAAgctttagagtttagattctcAAAGACTGGCAACCGCCTGCCTTCTGCTAAGATGTAAGTGGTGAACCGACCTGGCATGGGGCTGTACAAACAGGGCTACTGGTGGGGATTCGGGGGAACTGGAGGGTGTGAAGGGTGGGTTTGAGGGGAGCTCAGGACTAGCCgaggctgttgggagaggcgtagGGACAtcagtggggctgtgtgtggggagaaaGTGGCGAAAGGCAGAAGTGTGGATGTGACAAAGTGAGGATGCTGCTCACTCTATTCGCTTTGTTACGTTGCATGTGATTTTTACTGTCCTGGGGTACcttgtgtgtgtgcctcagtttccctgggcactgcaccactaTCTAGGAGGGGATGGGAATTCCGGGTGTGACTCACTGAGGGAGGCTGCCCAAGCCAGCAGGGTCACAATGGTCCTGTCTCAAggtaacctgagcctgggaggggggtgtgacctggtgacaccttttgcccagaAGCAGAACAAAggctggaggcggggctggctgcagacagagcTGGGTTGCTGgggtgtgtgagtgagtctggctggcttggggtgcagagatgggggggcaggaccctagcgctgggcccccctctccccgagttggatggtgctggctgctcctggtccctgtgctgacaagtctgtgctACGCGGTGTCcctgaaccaataaaccttctgttgcaccctctggctgcggatgggggtggaGGATCCGGTGGCTCCCCACCCCTCGGTGACCGTGGATAACACGTTTCAGAGCAGCAGGCATCTCTGTTTCCCCCATTGGACTTGGCGGGCTGAGGGGCTCACATCCTtctggcacagagccagaggcacGAGACCTTTGGGCCGGCAGCTGGCGGGGGTGCTAAGAATACACCGTGACCAGCGGGCTGCAACCGTGCCGGAAGGGACAACAAGCACCCCAGTGACGGACTGTACCCACCGGCCCCGACAGGCAGAACGGGTGTAAAACCCCCACACTTTTTCCCTGCCGGGGCAGCCATGGGCATCGACGACCCAGGCCATCGGGGAGGGGCCTGAGGCAGCAGGGTCCCCTAAAAGCTGATGGCTTTTAAGAGAATGCCTAGCCCCCCGAGTGGCACAGGTGGGCTGACCCCTCGCCACGTCCACATGGGTCAGCCCAGCTGTGCCGCTCGCGGGCGGGGGGTGCATTCTCGACCCCCAGAGTGGATCTAAATGtgggtgagctggggggggggcagtagaggGGTCAGGAACCAGAGTTACTGGAACAAAGTCCCCGGACCCACTGGTTCTCAGACCCCCCGACCTGCACCAGACATGACGGAGGCTGGTCGAGAGGCCTTTCCTGCCGTTGCCTGGGAGGCACTGGGCAGGCCTGTCCATGGGGAAGAACACGACCCATGGGGGGGATAGGCAGGAAGTGGGAGGGACCACAGCCTAGAGTCTGTGtatggggcagggagcccagggctggggtgcaggttgGGGTGGGACCGAGGGGCGCCCGAGGgacaggctggcaggggctgcgggtcgggactGAGGAGCGTTCTTGTCAGATGCCGCCTgcagccctctcccagccccaccctcaggcccCGCGGGCTCAGGGCCTCCCAGCAGATAAGCATCTCCCCGCCGGGCTGGTTTCACAAGGGGCATTTCACACAGTAACGGCCGCGCTGGGACCCCACACTTGGGCCCTCCAATAACCCGGGGCCGTTACTCCAGAGGCCTCAGGGCCGGGCGCCTGGCCACAGGGAAGGGGGCTAGTGTCAGGTACCCCTGAGTGCCAGGGTCGgggtcttctcccctcccctgccgggtACTCCCTGGGGGGTGCCCCTCAGAGCCAGGGTCCCCTCTCTCCCACACGGCTATGGGTGGGGGATAGAGGGATAGGCCCATGCAGGACTGGGGGCCAGTTAGGCTGGCTGCGGGGAGGTCGAGTGGAAGGGGAGTGGCCCTGCCAGCCGGGGGGGACCGGGAGAGGCCTGCGCCCTGCCCAGAAGGAGCCGTCTCCATGGGAGACAGAtgatctgcccctgcccctgatcTGCCTGAACTGGGCCTGCGCTGGGCTGAGGTTGCCCAATCCCTCCAGAGTGGCCCCCAGGCCGGGGTGGGCAAGGCCTGAGCTTGGCCCGGGGGATGGCGACACTGAGGCAGAGGGAGCCAGGACACATCCCACAGAGCCGGGCTCTTGGGGCTGGTGGCCTCTGCCCACAGCCTCAGCCCtgatgtaagcgggggaatggtcctgctattgtggggaagtttcctggcttctatactaccccggtgaaatggaccagcgaaaggatctgagtcctcgctcccacttcttttacctgAAGGTCTgcctgaccctgagggctccccttccactctcctgagtagcagagtcctcgaaatcccaacacagctgggcccaggttttctggggcttaa encodes the following:
- the LOC102450769 gene encoding bone marrow proteoglycan-like → MKLSLVLSLALLGAVSAHQLGLRSVLGLEGSTGVCTHPDAGALEQEIRNEQGKVESGEPEPPCPMESETFRMVVPGTGGHTCRYVLVNSCQTFWNAQNVCARCYRGRLASIHSHSINEHLRCMARARTTQGQVWIGGFTYRRHNCVNAYWLDRSAWNYAYWAAGNNYGCGINGVALCTVGGHWRSVNCAARLPFICEY